A part of Fundidesulfovibrio magnetotacticus genomic DNA contains:
- a CDS encoding C40 family peptidase — MTTGAKWTLAVLALAALAFASLGAGMAGRTSQAGPVRQDAARDAMFYLAALRGEALGLRGPGDPFHSRLTRAAFSQAGRGYVYGGAGPSGFDCSGFTSWSYAQAGHALPRTSGEQFRQGRAVDPKALRQGDLVFFGREGRVDHVGIYLADGRFIHSSRPAGGVAVSSLADPYWTRTYAGARRPDAGGAP; from the coding sequence ATGACCACCGGGGCCAAGTGGACACTGGCCGTTCTGGCGCTGGCGGCGCTGGCGTTCGCGTCGCTGGGCGCGGGCATGGCCGGGCGCACGTCCCAGGCCGGTCCGGTCCGGCAGGACGCCGCGCGCGACGCCATGTTCTATCTCGCGGCCCTGCGCGGGGAGGCGCTAGGCCTGCGCGGCCCCGGCGACCCTTTCCATTCCCGCCTGACCCGGGCCGCCTTCTCCCAGGCCGGGCGGGGCTACGTGTACGGCGGCGCGGGACCCTCCGGGTTCGACTGCTCGGGCTTCACCAGCTGGAGCTACGCCCAGGCGGGCCACGCCCTTCCGCGCACCTCCGGGGAGCAGTTCCGCCAGGGCCGCGCCGTGGACCCCAAGGCGCTTCGCCAGGGCGACCTGGTGTTCTTCGGCCGGGAGGGCCGGGTGGACCACGTGGGCATCTACCTGGCCGACGGGCGCTTCATCCACAGCTCGCGCCCGGCCGGGGGCGTGGCCGTCTCCAGCCTCGCGGACCCCTACTGGACAAGAACCTACGCGGGCGCGCGACGCCCCGACGCGGGAGGCGCGCCATGA
- a CDS encoding DUF1566 domain-containing protein, whose protein sequence is MTFRTTASILAMAAFVLLHANCVLCQATLPEEYLKKPTPQQPAAAQGVKHRIAREPSSDESGGRFTVSADNILHDARTGLQWTAGQDVDTSWGSACAWATGLNLDGGGWSLPTREQLRTLAALGMASAKMPQPRTPLFGWASQGKIAWTRESHQDATVYAINLASPDEALARQENASKDFRALAVRAAGSQPPSPTGPAATSAQAQCTPDKGLETAVSIGQIRFSASGRATADTRNRFYKDQFRTGETRFIIAEAQVIPAQGARFGLPLVLTFVCAQEDGSYKATATVNNPLPPSAVYMSQAFGSDQPGRWQQGIYRVTVFNGNKELASASFTVR, encoded by the coding sequence ATGACATTTCGCACCACGGCATCAATTCTAGCCATGGCAGCATTCGTGCTGCTGCACGCGAACTGCGTGTTGTGCCAAGCCACACTCCCCGAAGAATACCTCAAAAAGCCCACACCTCAACAGCCTGCCGCCGCGCAAGGTGTGAAGCATCGCATAGCCCGCGAACCATCCTCGGATGAATCCGGCGGACGGTTCACGGTCTCAGCTGACAACATCCTCCACGATGCGCGAACAGGTCTCCAATGGACTGCCGGACAGGACGTGGACACCTCCTGGGGCAGCGCCTGTGCCTGGGCTACGGGATTGAACCTCGATGGCGGCGGCTGGTCCCTGCCGACCAGGGAACAACTCAGGACATTGGCCGCGCTCGGAATGGCCTCGGCCAAGATGCCCCAGCCACGCACGCCTCTCTTCGGCTGGGCCAGCCAGGGAAAGATCGCCTGGACGCGGGAATCGCACCAAGATGCGACCGTCTACGCCATCAACCTGGCCAGCCCCGACGAAGCTCTGGCCAGACAGGAGAACGCATCGAAGGATTTCCGCGCCCTGGCGGTTCGGGCGGCAGGCAGCCAACCGCCTTCTCCCACAGGCCCGGCCGCAACATCCGCACAGGCGCAATGCACACCCGACAAAGGCCTCGAAACGGCGGTTTCCATCGGTCAGATCAGGTTTTCCGCGTCGGGGCGCGCAACGGCCGACACGCGCAATCGCTTCTACAAGGACCAATTCCGCACGGGTGAGACACGTTTCATCATCGCTGAAGCCCAGGTCATCCCGGCGCAGGGAGCGCGATTCGGCCTCCCGCTCGTACTGACGTTCGTCTGCGCCCAGGAAGACGGCTCCTACAAGGCAACGGCAACCGTGAACAATCCTCTCCCTCCCTCAGCGGTGTACATGTCTCAAGCATTCGGGAGCGACCAGCCGGGCCGTTGGCAACAAGGAATATACAGAGTCACTGTTTTCAACGGGAACAAGGAACTCGCCAGCGCCTCGTTCACCGTCCGCTGA
- a CDS encoding DUF4150 domain-containing protein, translated as MFALTLGAGVDMAFPDVCLTPVVVPVPVPYPNIAETITTQPAADNITIDCMPVINQMSMGLVSEGDEPGVLLGVVSHLESGQADYTLGCITIFMDAAPCQRLTSLTRQNCLVELPNAVGMTIAPSQVTVLTLG; from the coding sequence ATGTTCGCACTCACCCTCGGCGCCGGAGTGGACATGGCCTTCCCCGACGTGTGCCTCACACCCGTGGTGGTCCCCGTGCCCGTGCCCTACCCCAACATCGCGGAGACCATCACCACCCAACCCGCGGCCGACAACATCACCATCGACTGCATGCCCGTGATCAACCAGATGTCCATGGGCCTGGTGAGCGAGGGCGACGAGCCGGGCGTGCTCCTGGGCGTGGTCTCCCACCTGGAGAGCGGCCAGGCCGACTACACCCTGGGCTGCATCACCATCTTCATGGACGCCGCGCCCTGCCAGCGCCTCACCAGCCTCACGCGGCAGAACTGCCTGGTGGAGCTGCCCAACGCCGTGGGCATGACCATCGCCCCCAGCCAGGTGACCGTGCTCACCCTGGGCTAG
- a CDS encoding pentapeptide repeat-containing protein yields the protein MTRQDILDAARDRRPVIGQDLSGLDLSGADLTHIRFERVNFKGANLSGAVVNQAGFRKCDFTGAALDGCDLTKMDLAGTSFAGASLKNITTKMTLLGRCDFTGADLSGALVHWSVADNAKFAGARLAGARLDKLTLRASDFSQADLTGAALHKAVFTGCNFKGVVLKDVSFEKALFSGCDLSGQDLSGLALTQVNFSGSNLAGVKLARARIAYSLFAKANLEGADLSGARGSKCMYLGAVLKGARLTGGVFDNSVFSEADLGAADFSGANLFRCQFKKARCRGVKFVGCDLRHADFSHADCTAADFTRADMTMACFHGMNDEHAVYELTQRALVRSPNQEMAQAEAFRPVQA from the coding sequence ATGACCAGACAGGACATCCTCGACGCGGCCCGGGACCGCAGGCCCGTCATCGGGCAGGACCTCTCGGGACTGGACCTCTCCGGCGCGGACCTCACCCACATCCGCTTCGAGCGGGTGAACTTCAAGGGCGCGAACCTCTCCGGCGCCGTGGTGAACCAGGCGGGCTTCCGCAAGTGCGACTTCACCGGAGCGGCCCTGGACGGCTGCGATCTGACCAAGATGGACCTGGCGGGCACGAGCTTCGCCGGGGCCAGCCTGAAAAACATCACCACCAAGATGACGCTCCTGGGCCGCTGCGACTTCACCGGGGCCGACCTCTCCGGGGCCTTGGTGCACTGGTCCGTGGCGGACAACGCCAAGTTCGCGGGGGCCAGGCTCGCCGGAGCCAGGCTCGACAAGCTCACCCTGCGCGCCTCGGACTTCTCCCAGGCCGATCTCACCGGCGCGGCCCTGCACAAGGCCGTGTTCACGGGCTGCAACTTCAAGGGCGTGGTGCTCAAGGACGTGAGCTTCGAGAAGGCGCTCTTCTCCGGGTGCGACCTCTCCGGGCAGGACCTCTCGGGGCTTGCGCTCACCCAGGTGAACTTCTCGGGCTCCAACCTGGCGGGCGTTAAGCTCGCCCGCGCGCGCATCGCCTACAGCCTCTTCGCCAAGGCCAACCTGGAGGGGGCGGACCTCTCCGGGGCCAGGGGCTCCAAGTGCATGTACCTTGGGGCCGTGCTCAAGGGGGCCAGGCTGACCGGGGGCGTCTTCGACAACTCGGTCTTCTCCGAGGCCGACCTGGGCGCGGCGGACTTCTCCGGGGCCAACCTCTTCCGTTGCCAGTTCAAGAAGGCCCGGTGCCGGGGGGTCAAGTTCGTCGGGTGCGACCTGCGCCACGCCGACTTCTCCCACGCGGACTGCACCGCCGCCGATTTCACGCGCGCCGACATGACCATGGCCTGCTTCCACGGCATGAACGACGAGCACGCCGTCTACGAACTCACCCAGCGCGCGCTCGTGCGCTCCCCCAACCAGGAAATGGCCCAGGCCGAGGCGTTCCGCCCGGTCCAGGCCTAG
- a CDS encoding hybrid sensor histidine kinase/response regulator, producing the protein MRNAPFDEVSARAIPDRDVHHPPLRLIQRRVRAGAPPLPVPLTLPVLALLTLLAALAWPERVGLAANSPPRDEPAPTAWEVELLAAGYQGMALGGLILALAAFGLGALQGRRKAVAEAVHEQARFEAVFRCAGAGIALADTQARYLSVNPAFTSMLGYDSEDLRGRPWDALAPPDASPARARMLAELLEGKREAYSLRSRLVGKDGGTVWADLTVTCVRGPDARASLVIAMLRDATLEVRLEESLRASTKAAQAASQAKSSFLANMSHEIRTPTSGMLGMLNLLRDSPLDAEQRKLLDMAAESGVNLLRVLNEILDLSRIEAGYMVLCAESVDSRGLLANLQAVFTPEARSKGLELALDVAPDMPAWFAGDTVRVRQVLFNLVGNALKFTDAGGVRVRAALERGDGGPRLVFTVEDTGIGIEPERIPDLFRPFIQADASHSRKHQGAGLGLAIVKGLVERMGGRIDLTSALGRGTTVRVALPYREASPSQGRHDEADRAWETLQTPPLRILLAEDERIIRLATSRQLERWGHGVACADNGLQALELLERAEFDCVLLDIQMPLMDGYETAARIRALESGARNRDVPVVALTAHAMKGYREQVLAAGMDDYLSKPIDLSRLRVALAKASRGRRAFLPGEAVRQGHGA; encoded by the coding sequence ATGCGTAACGCCCCTTTCGACGAGGTCTCAGCCAGGGCCATTCCCGATCGTGACGTTCACCATCCTCCCCTGCGGCTGATCCAGCGCCGCGTCCGCGCGGGCGCCCCCCCGCTCCCTGTTCCTCTCACGCTTCCGGTCCTGGCCTTGCTGACCCTGCTCGCGGCGCTCGCCTGGCCGGAGCGGGTCGGCCTTGCGGCCAATTCCCCCCCAAGGGACGAGCCTGCCCCCACGGCGTGGGAGGTGGAGCTGCTCGCCGCGGGCTACCAGGGGATGGCCCTGGGCGGGCTGATCCTGGCGCTGGCCGCCTTCGGGCTCGGCGCGCTTCAAGGACGGCGCAAGGCCGTGGCCGAGGCCGTCCATGAACAGGCCCGCTTCGAGGCCGTTTTCCGCTGCGCGGGCGCGGGCATCGCCCTGGCCGACACCCAGGCGCGCTACCTCTCGGTGAACCCCGCCTTCACGAGCATGCTCGGCTACGACTCCGAAGACCTGCGCGGACGCCCCTGGGACGCCCTGGCCCCGCCCGACGCCTCCCCGGCCCGCGCCCGCATGCTGGCGGAGCTGCTGGAGGGCAAGCGCGAGGCCTATTCCCTGCGCAGCCGCCTCGTGGGCAAGGACGGCGGCACGGTCTGGGCCGACCTCACCGTCACCTGCGTGCGCGGCCCCGACGCCCGGGCCTCGCTGGTGATCGCCATGCTGCGCGACGCCACCCTGGAAGTGCGCCTGGAGGAGTCCCTGCGGGCCTCCACCAAGGCCGCCCAGGCCGCCAGCCAGGCCAAGAGTTCCTTCCTGGCCAACATGAGCCACGAAATCCGCACGCCCACCAGCGGCATGCTGGGCATGCTGAACCTCCTGCGCGATTCGCCCCTGGACGCGGAACAGCGCAAGCTCCTGGACATGGCCGCCGAATCGGGCGTGAACCTGCTGCGCGTTCTCAACGAAATCCTGGACCTCTCGCGCATCGAGGCGGGCTACATGGTGCTGTGCGCCGAGTCCGTGGACAGCCGGGGGCTCCTGGCCAACCTGCAGGCCGTGTTCACGCCCGAGGCGCGGTCCAAGGGCCTGGAACTCGCCCTGGACGTGGCCCCGGACATGCCCGCCTGGTTCGCGGGCGACACGGTGCGCGTGCGCCAGGTGCTCTTCAACCTGGTGGGCAACGCCCTCAAGTTCACCGACGCGGGGGGCGTGCGCGTGCGCGCCGCGCTGGAGCGCGGGGACGGCGGGCCCCGGCTGGTCTTCACGGTGGAGGATACGGGCATCGGCATCGAGCCCGAACGCATCCCCGACCTCTTCCGGCCCTTCATCCAGGCCGACGCCTCCCATTCCCGCAAGCACCAGGGCGCGGGCCTGGGCCTGGCCATCGTCAAGGGGCTGGTGGAGCGCATGGGCGGCCGGATCGACCTGACGAGCGCCCTCGGCAGGGGCACGACCGTGCGCGTCGCCCTGCCCTACCGGGAGGCCAGCCCCTCGCAAGGGAGGCACGACGAAGCGGACCGCGCCTGGGAGACCCTGCAGACGCCCCCCCTGCGCATCCTGCTGGCCGAAGACGAGCGGATCATCCGCCTGGCCACCAGCCGTCAGCTGGAACGCTGGGGCCATGGCGTGGCCTGCGCGGACAACGGGTTGCAGGCCCTGGAACTTCTGGAGCGCGCCGAATTCGACTGCGTGCTCCTGGACATCCAGATGCCGCTCATGGACGGCTACGAGACCGCCGCGCGCATCCGCGCCCTGGAATCCGGGGCGCGCAACCGCGACGTGCCCGTGGTGGCCCTCACGGCCCACGCCATGAAGGGCTACCGGGAGCAGGTGCTGGCGGCGGGCATGGACGACTACCTGAGCAAGCCCATCGACCTCTCGCGCCTGCGCGTGGCGCTGGCCAAGGCCTCGCGGGGCAGAAGGGCCTTCCTGCCCGGCGAGGCCGTCCGGCAGGGGCACGGTGCGTGA